The following proteins are co-located in the ANME-2 cluster archaeon genome:
- a CDS encoding AbrB/MazE/SpoVT family DNA-binding domain-containing protein, translating into MQTITISAKGQVVIPAIIRKKLGLEKGEKLGIMEEEGYIKIVPPADLTSLCGSWSDLDTTTVRKQIEDMRKEERC; encoded by the coding sequence ATGCAAACCATAACAATCAGTGCCAAAGGGCAGGTAGTAATACCTGCTATCATAAGGAAAAAGCTCGGCCTGGAAAAAGGAGAAAAACTGGGTATCATGGAAGAAGAAGGATATATCAAAATAGTACCCCCTGCCGACCTCACATCACTTTGCGGATCATGGTCTGACCTTGATACAACAACCGTAAGAAAGCAGATAGAAGATATGCGCAAAGAGGAACGGTGCTGA
- a CDS encoding type II toxin-antitoxin system VapC family toxin, giving the protein MIRILIDTMHIADILIDDSYIELAKALQNKKITGLVSVVTLTELIKIRGKKVNKRMHSDLNNLIASNLVFVDVNDTIAIRAGELRLKYDIPTIDSIIAATGIVNNVKHILTDDNHFKPLKNTIKPIDLKNALKLALK; this is encoded by the coding sequence ATGATCAGGATTCTGATTGACACCATGCACATAGCTGATATCCTGATAGACGACTCATATATTGAGCTTGCCAAAGCATTGCAGAATAAAAAAATAACAGGCCTGGTCTCGGTAGTCACCCTCACTGAATTAATAAAAATTCGTGGTAAGAAAGTTAATAAGCGGATGCACAGCGATCTCAACAATCTTATCGCCTCCAACCTGGTCTTTGTGGATGTAAACGACACGATCGCCATACGTGCCGGCGAATTGCGCCTGAAATATGACATTCCTACTATTGATTCAATCATTGCAGCCACAGGCATAGTCAATAATGTCAAGCACATTCTAACAGACGATAATCACTTCAAACCGCTGAAAAACACGATCAAACCTATTGATTTGAAAAATGCCCTGAAACTTGCTTTAAAATAA
- a CDS encoding molybdenum-dependent transcriptional regulator, producing the protein MEARTKVWLTENGKSLIGKGKASLLKAIDEEKSLNRACKKINISYKRAWLMLKKIEESAGRPVVISVRGGNEQGTFLTDYAKEMLAEYDARKNITHETIDDETFWEGVELTITARNQLAGKVVDVELGDIISKVKISIEPTVVTSVITTEAVKKLDIKKEDEVLAVIKSTEVMIAKK; encoded by the coding sequence ATGGAAGCCAGGACAAAGGTGTGGCTAACAGAAAACGGGAAGTCACTGATAGGAAAAGGCAAAGCTTCCCTCTTAAAAGCCATAGACGAAGAGAAGTCCCTGAACAGGGCATGTAAGAAGATCAACATCTCATATAAACGTGCCTGGCTGATGCTGAAGAAGATTGAGGAAAGTGCAGGGAGGCCTGTGGTCATAAGTGTCCGCGGCGGCAATGAACAGGGGACATTTTTAACCGACTATGCAAAAGAGATGCTTGCTGAATACGATGCCCGGAAGAATATCACCCATGAAACAATAGACGACGAAACATTCTGGGAAGGAGTGGAGCTTACGATCACTGCACGCAACCAGCTCGCTGGAAAGGTCGTGGATGTCGAACTGGGAGATATTATATCCAAGGTGAAGATCTCAATCGAACCAACTGTGGTCACTTCGGTAATAACCACTGAAGCTGTGAAGAAACTGGATATCAAAAAAGAGGATGAAGTGCTTGCGGTTATAAAGTCCACAGAAGTGATGATAGCGAAGAAATGA